One genomic window of Providencia hangzhouensis includes the following:
- a CDS encoding type II toxin-antitoxin system RelE/ParE family toxin, with the protein MEQPYTVTLAETALWSLQDVESFKINFMSSVQAAAFVDELLLSSVRAISEDPKRYRPNQMLADNGLLIRERIDITSQYRCLYEFDMQTNNVVILLFISTAQDLEKTLYRYYILR; encoded by the coding sequence ATGGAACAACCCTATACGGTCACCCTCGCAGAAACTGCATTATGGTCACTACAGGATGTAGAATCCTTTAAAATCAATTTTATGAGCAGTGTTCAAGCAGCCGCGTTTGTTGATGAGCTACTTTTATCATCCGTTAGAGCAATATCAGAAGATCCAAAGCGTTATCGCCCAAATCAAATGTTAGCCGATAATGGTCTACTAATTCGGGAGCGAATCGATATAACTAGCCAATATCGTTGTTTATATGAATTTGATATGCAAACAAATAACGTTGTTATCCTACTTTTTATCAGTACAGCACAAGATTTAGAAAAAACGCTTTATCGCTACTACATACTTAGGTAA
- a CDS encoding DEAD/DEAH family ATP-dependent RNA helicase: MTTETDISFAELGLSASILTALNDLGYEKPSPIQQQCIPLLMDGNDVLGMAQTGSGKTAAFSLPLLHNIDPDLKAPQILVLAPTRELAVQVAEAMSDFSKHMNRVNVVALYGGQRYDVQLRALRQGPQIVVGTPGRLLDHLKRGTLDLSKLKGLVLDEADEMLRMGFIEDVENIMSQIPAEHQTALFSATMPEPIRRITRRFMKDPKEIRIQASITTRPDIAQSYWTVYGMRKNEALVRFLEAEDFDAAIIFVRTKNATLEVAEALERNGYNSAALNGDMNQALREQTLERLKDGRLDILIATDVAARGLDVERISLVVNYDIPMDAESYVHRIGRTGRAGRAGRALLFVENRERRLLRNVERTMKLTIPEVELPDADLLSQRRQAKFAEKIQQQLESSDLDQYRSLLAKMSPSEDVDMETLAAALLKMAQGERALILPPDAPRRPRREFNDRDDRRGDRRNSNGNGFDRAERGERGGRRERRDVGDMEMYRIEVGRDDGVEVRHIVGAIANEADISSRYIGNIKLYGTHSTIELPKGMPTDVLTHLSRARILNKPTQMQLIGDAQPFERRGGGERRGGGRRDGGSEGGFGAGRRNDRGGERGGERRSGGERRGGGNRDRGNSAPRQDGTNAAPRRRSSSHNA, from the coding sequence ATGACTACTGAGACCGATATTTCTTTTGCTGAGTTAGGTTTATCAGCATCTATTTTGACAGCACTAAATGACCTGGGATATGAAAAACCATCACCAATCCAACAGCAATGTATTCCATTGTTAATGGATGGCAACGATGTATTAGGTATGGCACAAACAGGTAGCGGTAAAACTGCTGCATTTAGTTTGCCATTACTGCATAACATCGACCCAGATTTAAAAGCTCCGCAAATTTTAGTACTTGCTCCAACTCGTGAGTTGGCTGTTCAGGTAGCGGAAGCAATGAGTGATTTCTCTAAACATATGAACCGCGTTAACGTTGTTGCCCTGTATGGTGGTCAACGTTATGACGTACAATTACGTGCACTGCGCCAAGGACCACAAATTGTTGTGGGTACACCAGGCCGCCTTCTTGATCACTTAAAACGTGGCACGTTAGATCTTTCTAAATTAAAAGGCTTAGTCTTAGACGAAGCTGATGAAATGCTGCGTATGGGCTTCATTGAAGATGTTGAAAACATCATGAGCCAAATTCCAGCTGAGCACCAAACTGCGCTGTTCTCTGCAACAATGCCTGAGCCAATTCGTCGTATTACACGTCGTTTTATGAAAGACCCGAAAGAAATTCGTATTCAGGCTAGCATTACAACCCGTCCAGACATTGCTCAGAGCTATTGGACAGTGTACGGTATGCGTAAAAATGAAGCGTTAGTGCGTTTCTTAGAAGCAGAAGACTTTGATGCAGCAATTATTTTCGTGCGTACCAAAAATGCAACATTAGAAGTGGCTGAAGCGTTAGAACGCAATGGCTACAACAGTGCTGCACTAAATGGTGACATGAACCAAGCACTGCGTGAGCAAACTTTAGAGCGCTTAAAAGATGGTCGTTTAGATATCTTGATTGCAACTGACGTTGCAGCGCGTGGTTTGGACGTTGAGCGTATTAGTTTAGTTGTTAACTATGACATCCCAATGGATGCCGAGTCTTACGTTCACCGTATTGGCCGTACAGGCCGTGCGGGTCGTGCGGGCCGTGCGTTACTGTTTGTTGAGAACCGTGAACGCCGTCTGCTACGTAACGTTGAACGTACGATGAAACTGACTATTCCTGAAGTTGAATTACCAGATGCAGATCTGCTGAGCCAACGTCGTCAGGCGAAATTTGCTGAGAAAATTCAACAGCAATTAGAAAGCAGCGATTTAGACCAATATCGTTCACTGTTAGCAAAAATGTCTCCATCAGAAGATGTAGATATGGAAACTTTAGCCGCAGCATTACTGAAAATGGCACAAGGTGAACGTGCTCTGATCCTGCCACCAGATGCGCCACGTCGTCCACGTCGTGAATTTAATGATCGCGATGATCGCCGTGGTGATCGCCGCAACAGCAACGGCAATGGTTTTGACCGTGCAGAACGTGGTGAGCGTGGCGGACGTCGTGAGCGTCGTGATGTCGGTGATATGGAAATGTACCGTATTGAAGTTGGCCGTGATGATGGTGTGGAAGTTCGTCACATTGTTGGTGCGATTGCTAACGAAGCGGATATCAGCAGCCGTTATATCGGTAATATCAAATTGTACGGAACGCACTCGACAATTGAATTACCAAAAGGCATGCCAACTGACGTGTTAACTCATTTAAGTCGCGCACGCATTTTGAATAAACCAACTCAAATGCAGCTGATCGGTGATGCACAACCGTTCGAACGTCGCGGCGGTGGTGAGCGTCGTGGTGGTGGTCGTCGTGATGGCGGCAGCGAAGGTGGCTTTGGTGCAGGTCGTCGTAATGACCGTGGCGGTGAGCGCGGTGGCGAACGTCGTAGCGGTGGTGAGCGTCGTGGCGGTGGTAACCGTGACCGTGGTAACTCTGCTCCACGTCAAGATGGTACTAATGCAGCACCTCGTCGTCGTAGCAGCAGCCATAACGCGTAA
- the nlpI gene encoding lipoprotein NlpI has product MLNSICLRVRDYRTLPRVLLALIFFVIIGCSSKDWRKNEVFAVPLQPSLQQEVILARMEQILASRSLTDDEYAQLLYERGVLYDSLGLRALARNDFSTALAIRPDIPEVFNFLGIYFTQAGNYDAAYEAFDSVLELDPTYNFARMNRGIALYYGERYKLAQDDLLAYYQIDPNDPFRTLWLYLVEKDIDPRMAQDNLAARYNQAEKGQWGWNIVEFYLGNINENTLMERLKETSTDNTSLAEHLSETNFYLGKHYLSLGDKDSAVALFKLTVANNAHSFVEHRYALLELALLGQEQDDLLESGQQ; this is encoded by the coding sequence ATGTTGAACAGTATCTGTCTTCGGGTGAGAGATTATCGCACGTTACCGCGTGTGCTCTTGGCGCTTATCTTTTTTGTTATTATTGGATGTAGTAGCAAAGATTGGCGAAAGAACGAGGTATTTGCCGTTCCACTTCAACCTTCATTGCAACAAGAAGTGATACTGGCTCGTATGGAACAAATCCTTGCGAGTCGGTCTTTAACCGATGATGAATACGCACAGCTTTTATATGAGCGCGGTGTGTTGTATGATAGTCTCGGTTTAAGGGCGCTGGCACGTAATGATTTTTCAACTGCGTTAGCCATTCGTCCTGATATTCCTGAAGTTTTTAATTTTTTAGGGATATATTTTACGCAGGCAGGCAATTATGATGCTGCCTATGAAGCGTTTGATTCTGTTTTAGAGCTTGATCCAACTTACAATTTCGCGCGAATGAATCGTGGCATCGCATTATATTACGGTGAACGGTACAAACTAGCGCAGGATGATCTGCTGGCGTATTATCAGATAGATCCAAATGATCCTTTTCGTACTCTGTGGCTTTACCTCGTAGAGAAAGACATAGACCCGCGTATGGCGCAAGATAATCTTGCTGCCCGCTACAACCAAGCGGAGAAAGGGCAATGGGGCTGGAATATCGTAGAATTCTATCTTGGCAATATCAATGAAAATACATTGATGGAGCGTTTGAAAGAAACATCTACGGATAACACTTCGCTCGCTGAGCATCTCAGTGAAACTAACTTCTATTTAGGTAAGCATTACCTAAGTCTGGGGGATAAGGATAGCGCAGTTGCGTTATTCAAACTGACGGTAGCTAACAACGCTCACAGCTTTGTTGAACACCGCTATGCATTGTTGGAATTGGCGCTGTTAGGCCAAGAACAAGACGACCTTTTAGAATCGGGCCAGCAATAG
- the pnp gene encoding polyribonucleotide nucleotidyltransferase: protein MLNPIVRKFQYGQHTVSIETGMIARQASAAVMVNMDDTAVFVTAVAQKKVKEGQDFFPLTVNYQERTYAAGRIPGSFFRREGRPGEGETLIARLIDRPLRPLFPEGFYNEIQIIATVVSVNPQVNPDIVAMIGASAVLALSGVPFNGPIGAARVGFINDQYVLNPTADELKNSRLDLVVAGTDNAVLMVESEADLLSEEQMLGAVVFGHDQQQVVIQNINELVKEAGKEKWDWQPEPVNQALHDRVAQLAESRMGDAYRITEKQERYAQVDLIKEEVTAVLVAEDENVDVSEVADILASLEKQVVRSRVIRGEPRIDGREKDMVRALDVRTGVLPRTHGSALFTRGETQALVTATLGTERDAQVIDQLMGEYTDRFLFHYNFPPYSVGETGMVGSPKRREIGHGRLAKRGVLAVMPDHADFPYTVRVVSEITESNGSSSMASVCGASLALMDAGVPIKAAVAGIAMGLVKEGEDFVVLSDILGDEDHLGDMDFKVAGSREGISALQMDIKIEGITREIMQVALNQAKGARLHILGTMEQAINGPREEISEFAPRIYTIRINPDKIKDVIGKGGSVIRALTEETGTTIEIEDDGTVKIAATDGIKAKEAIRRIEDITAEVEVGRIYPGKVTRIVDFGAFVAIGGGKEGLVHISQIADKRVEKVTDYLQMGQEVPVKVLEIDRQGRIRLSMKEAVATEEASAQPQDSAE from the coding sequence GTGTTAAATCCTATTGTTCGTAAATTCCAATACGGTCAACATACTGTTTCGATTGAAACCGGTATGATCGCACGCCAAGCATCTGCTGCTGTTATGGTTAACATGGATGACACTGCAGTATTCGTGACTGCAGTTGCACAGAAAAAAGTGAAAGAAGGTCAAGATTTCTTCCCTTTAACTGTTAACTATCAAGAACGTACATATGCAGCGGGCCGCATCCCTGGAAGTTTCTTCCGTCGTGAAGGTCGTCCTGGTGAAGGCGAAACGTTAATCGCACGTCTGATTGACCGTCCTCTACGCCCTCTGTTCCCAGAAGGTTTTTATAACGAAATTCAAATCATTGCGACCGTTGTATCTGTTAACCCACAAGTTAACCCAGATATCGTTGCGATGATTGGTGCATCAGCGGTATTAGCGCTGTCAGGGGTTCCATTCAATGGCCCAATCGGTGCTGCACGTGTTGGTTTTATCAATGACCAATATGTTCTGAACCCTACAGCAGACGAACTGAAAAACAGCCGTTTGGATTTAGTGGTTGCAGGTACTGATAACGCGGTATTAATGGTTGAATCTGAAGCTGATTTGTTAAGCGAAGAGCAAATGTTAGGTGCAGTGGTATTTGGCCACGATCAACAACAAGTTGTTATTCAGAATATCAATGAATTAGTGAAAGAAGCTGGTAAAGAGAAATGGGATTGGCAGCCAGAGCCAGTTAACCAAGCTCTTCATGACCGTGTTGCACAATTAGCTGAAAGCCGTATGGGCGATGCTTATCGCATCACTGAGAAACAAGAGCGCTACGCGCAGGTTGACTTAATCAAAGAAGAAGTCACTGCAGTATTAGTTGCTGAAGACGAAAACGTTGATGTTTCTGAAGTTGCAGATATTTTAGCAAGCTTAGAAAAACAAGTTGTTCGTAGCCGTGTTATCCGTGGTGAGCCACGTATCGATGGCCGCGAAAAAGATATGGTTCGTGCACTGGACGTTCGTACGGGGGTTCTGCCACGTACTCACGGTTCTGCGTTGTTTACTCGTGGTGAAACTCAAGCACTGGTAACTGCAACTTTAGGTACAGAGCGTGATGCACAGGTTATCGACCAATTAATGGGCGAATATACTGACCGTTTCTTATTCCATTACAACTTCCCTCCATACTCTGTCGGTGAAACTGGCATGGTGGGTTCACCAAAACGTCGTGAAATCGGTCACGGCCGTTTAGCGAAACGCGGTGTGTTAGCTGTGATGCCTGACCACGCAGATTTCCCATACACTGTACGTGTTGTGTCTGAAATCACTGAATCCAATGGTTCATCATCAATGGCATCAGTTTGCGGTGCGTCATTAGCACTGATGGATGCTGGTGTGCCAATTAAAGCCGCTGTTGCAGGTATTGCAATGGGTCTGGTAAAAGAAGGCGAAGATTTCGTTGTTCTGTCTGATATCTTAGGTGACGAAGACCACTTAGGTGATATGGACTTTAAAGTGGCTGGTAGCCGTGAAGGTATCAGTGCACTGCAAATGGACATCAAAATTGAAGGGATCACGCGTGAAATCATGCAAGTTGCCTTAAACCAAGCGAAAGGTGCGCGTTTGCACATTCTTGGTACGATGGAACAAGCAATCAATGGTCCACGTGAAGAAATCTCTGAATTTGCTCCACGTATTTACACTATCCGCATCAATCCAGACAAAATCAAAGATGTCATCGGTAAAGGTGGTTCTGTGATCCGTGCGTTAACGGAAGAAACAGGCACGACTATCGAGATCGAAGATGACGGTACTGTGAAAATTGCAGCAACTGATGGTATTAAAGCGAAAGAAGCAATTCGTCGTATTGAAGATATCACAGCAGAAGTTGAAGTTGGCCGCATTTACCCAGGTAAAGTAACCCGTATTGTCGACTTTGGTGCATTTGTTGCGATTGGCGGCGGTAAAGAAGGTCTGGTTCATATTTCTCAAATCGCGGACAAACGTGTTGAGAAAGTGACTGATTACCTACAAATGGGTCAAGAAGTTCCTGTTAAGGTATTGGAAATCGACCGTCAGGGCCGTATCCGTCTTAGCATGAAAGAAGCGGTAGCAACTGAAGAAGCAAGTGCACAACCGCAGGACTCAGCAGAGTAA
- the rpsO gene encoding 30S ribosomal protein S15, which produces MSLSNEAKAKIVAEFGRGENDTGSSEVQIALLTAQINHLQSHFAEHKKDHHSRRGLLRMVAQRRRLQAYLKGKDIARYTALIERLGLRR; this is translated from the coding sequence ATGTCTCTAAGTAATGAAGCGAAAGCTAAAATCGTTGCTGAGTTCGGCCGCGGTGAAAATGACACTGGTTCAAGCGAAGTTCAAATCGCTCTGCTGACAGCACAAATCAACCACCTGCAAAGTCACTTTGCAGAGCACAAAAAAGATCACCACAGCCGTCGTGGTCTGCTGCGTATGGTTGCTCAGCGTCGTCGCTTACAAGCTTACTTGAAAGGTAAAGATATCGCGCGTTACACTGCTCTTATCGAGCGTTTAGGTCTGCGCCGCTAA
- the truB gene encoding tRNA pseudouridine(55) synthase TruB, which produces MGRRRSGRNIDGVVLLDKPTDISSNDALQKVRRFFNANKAGHTGALDPLATGMLPVCLGEATKFSQFLLDSDKRYRVIARLGQRTDTSDSHGEIISERNVEFTQQQLDDALEFFRGDTLQVPSMYSALKHQGRPLYEYARKGITVEREARPITVYELQFIRLENNELELEIHCSKGTYIRTIIDDLGEMLGCGAHVIYLRRVQVANYPYERMVTLEQLAALRAKVDAGEGSFESLLDSLLLPMDTAVVHFPAVNITEETAAYFKQGQPVRAAVQGLEEGCMVRVTCGAEQRFIGIALVSEDGRIAPKRLVVENEQSV; this is translated from the coding sequence ATGGGGCGTCGTCGTAGCGGCCGTAATATTGACGGCGTAGTGCTGCTGGATAAACCCACGGACATTTCTTCAAATGATGCGCTGCAAAAAGTGCGGCGCTTTTTTAATGCCAATAAAGCTGGGCACACGGGGGCACTTGACCCTCTCGCAACAGGTATGTTGCCTGTTTGTCTCGGCGAAGCGACGAAATTTTCCCAGTTTTTACTCGATTCAGATAAACGTTATCGCGTGATTGCACGTCTTGGGCAACGCACTGATACGTCAGATTCACATGGCGAAATTATTAGTGAGCGTAACGTAGAGTTTACACAGCAGCAACTAGATGATGCTTTAGAATTTTTCCGTGGTGATACATTACAAGTTCCTTCAATGTATTCAGCGTTGAAACACCAAGGTCGTCCGTTGTATGAATATGCGCGTAAAGGGATTACAGTTGAGCGTGAAGCTCGCCCAATTACAGTGTATGAATTGCAGTTTATTCGTTTAGAAAATAATGAATTAGAACTGGAGATACACTGTTCTAAAGGAACCTATATTCGTACAATTATCGATGATTTAGGTGAGATGTTAGGCTGTGGTGCGCATGTGATTTACCTGCGTCGAGTGCAAGTGGCTAATTACCCTTATGAGCGAATGGTAACATTAGAACAATTAGCTGCTTTACGTGCAAAAGTAGATGCGGGTGAAGGTTCTTTTGAGTCATTGCTCGACTCTCTATTGTTGCCAATGGATACCGCAGTCGTTCATTTTCCAGCTGTAAATATTACAGAGGAAACAGCGGCTTATTTTAAGCAGGGTCAACCTGTGAGAGCCGCAGTCCAAGGCCTTGAAGAAGGTTGTATGGTTCGAGTCACTTGTGGCGCTGAGCAGCGGTTTATCGGTATTGCTCTGGTGAGTGAAGATGGCCGTATAGCACCGAAGCGTTTGGTTGTAGAAAATGAACAGTCCGTGTAG
- the rbfA gene encoding 30S ribosome-binding factor RbfA — protein sequence MAKEFSRAQRVAQEMQKEIAIILQREIKDPRIGMATVSGVELSRDLAYGKVFVTFFNIANDKSEEEMVADGIKALNEASGFIRSLIGKAMRLRIIPELTFEYDNSLVDGMRMSNLVSNVIRDDEKRRADVSDKEEK from the coding sequence ATGGCAAAAGAATTCAGTCGTGCACAACGCGTTGCGCAAGAGATGCAAAAAGAAATTGCGATCATCTTACAACGTGAGATCAAAGACCCACGTATTGGTATGGCTACCGTTTCAGGTGTCGAGTTATCTCGCGATCTCGCATACGGTAAAGTCTTTGTGACCTTCTTCAATATCGCTAACGATAAAAGCGAAGAAGAAATGGTTGCAGATGGCATTAAAGCATTAAATGAAGCATCAGGCTTTATACGTTCATTAATTGGAAAAGCAATGCGTTTGCGTATTATTCCTGAGTTAACATTTGAATATGACAACTCTCTTGTTGACGGTATGCGGATGTCTAATTTAGTGTCAAATGTGATCCGCGATGATGAAAAACGTCGTGCGGATGTTAGTGATAAAGAGGAAAAATAA
- the infB gene encoding translation initiation factor IF-2 — MTETVKTLATEIQTTVDRLVQQFAEAGIKKGENDSVSQSEKEALLNHLNREQGGVAGQPSKLTLQRKTRSTLSVPVTGGKSKSVNVEVRKKRTYVNRDAEEAKAEEQAQREAEEQAQREAEELAQRQAEAKRLAEETAKREAEEKAKREAEEKAKREAADKATREAAEREKVKPSENQQKPGKAVESNADKQRREAEAAELKRKAEEETQRKVEAEARRVAEEARKMAEENGEKWTAETKTEEDSDYHTTTSTHARAAEDESDEKEEGRRSRNRTAKAPRQKKGNKLSEKADREEERAAGRSGRSKGKQRKGSSLQQSFTKPAVAVNRDVVIGETITVGELANKMAVKGSQVIKTMMKMGAMATINQVIDQETAQLVAEEMGHKVILRRENELEEAVMNDRDTGSALQEPRAPVVTIMGHVDHGKTSLLDYIRSTKVASGEAGGITQHIGAYHVQTDKGMITFLDTPGHAAFTSMRARGAQATDIVVLVVAADDGVMPQTIEAIQHAKAAGVPIVVAVNKIDKPEADPDRVRNELSQYGVISEDWGGDTQFISVSAKKGTGIDELLDAILLQAEVLELKAVYAGMASGVVVESYLDKGRGPVATILVQEGTLNKGDIVLCGFEYGRIRAMRNELGKEVQSAGPSMPVEILGLSNVPSAGDEATVVRDEKKAREVALYRQGKFRDVKLARQQKSKLENMFANMEEGKVSELNIVLKTDVQGTCEAITDSLMKLSTDEVKIKIIGSGVGGITETDATLAAASNAIILGFNVRADASARRVIESESVDLRYYSVIYSLIDEIKQAMSGMLAPEYKQQIIGLAEVRDVFKSPKFGAVAGCMVTEGTIKRNNPIRVLRDNVVIYEGELESLRRFKDDVNEVRNGMECGIGVKNYNDVRVGDMIEVFEIIEVKRSIDG, encoded by the coding sequence ATGACAGAAACTGTAAAAACATTGGCAACGGAAATTCAAACCACAGTTGATCGCCTGGTACAGCAATTTGCTGAAGCAGGGATCAAAAAAGGTGAGAATGACTCTGTTAGCCAGTCAGAAAAAGAAGCTTTACTGAACCATTTAAACCGTGAACAAGGCGGGGTAGCGGGTCAGCCAAGCAAATTGACACTACAGCGCAAAACTCGTAGTACGCTGAGTGTCCCCGTCACCGGTGGCAAAAGCAAATCGGTAAATGTCGAAGTCCGCAAAAAACGCACTTATGTGAACCGTGATGCTGAAGAAGCAAAAGCGGAAGAGCAGGCGCAGCGTGAAGCGGAAGAGCAGGCACAGCGCGAAGCTGAAGAACTGGCACAACGTCAAGCAGAAGCAAAACGATTAGCAGAAGAAACAGCTAAACGTGAAGCGGAAGAAAAGGCAAAACGTGAAGCCGAAGAGAAAGCAAAACGTGAAGCAGCAGATAAAGCTACGCGCGAAGCAGCGGAAAGAGAAAAAGTGAAACCAAGCGAAAATCAACAAAAACCAGGCAAAGCTGTAGAAAGTAATGCCGACAAACAACGCCGTGAAGCTGAAGCTGCGGAGCTAAAACGTAAAGCTGAAGAAGAAACTCAGCGCAAAGTTGAAGCAGAAGCACGTCGCGTAGCTGAAGAAGCACGCAAAATGGCAGAAGAAAACGGTGAAAAGTGGACTGCTGAAACGAAAACTGAAGAAGACAGCGATTATCACACAACAACTTCAACGCACGCTCGTGCAGCTGAAGATGAAAGTGATGAGAAAGAAGAAGGCCGTCGTTCACGTAATCGTACTGCAAAAGCACCTCGCCAGAAGAAAGGTAATAAACTTTCTGAAAAAGCAGATCGCGAAGAAGAACGTGCCGCAGGCCGTTCGGGTCGCAGCAAAGGTAAGCAACGTAAAGGTAGTTCTTTACAACAAAGCTTTACTAAACCAGCAGTTGCGGTTAACCGTGATGTTGTGATTGGTGAAACAATCACTGTTGGTGAACTTGCTAATAAAATGGCAGTAAAAGGTTCTCAAGTCATCAAAACGATGATGAAGATGGGCGCAATGGCGACTATCAACCAAGTGATTGACCAAGAAACTGCACAGTTAGTTGCAGAAGAAATGGGTCACAAAGTTATTCTGCGTCGTGAAAACGAATTAGAAGAAGCGGTAATGAATGACCGTGATACAGGTTCTGCACTTCAAGAGCCACGTGCGCCAGTTGTGACCATTATGGGTCACGTTGACCATGGTAAAACCTCTCTACTTGACTACATTCGCTCAACGAAAGTGGCATCAGGTGAAGCGGGTGGTATTACTCAGCACATTGGTGCTTACCACGTACAAACTGATAAGGGTATGATTACCTTCTTAGATACCCCAGGTCACGCCGCGTTTACTTCAATGCGTGCTCGTGGTGCTCAGGCAACGGATATCGTTGTTCTGGTTGTTGCTGCAGACGATGGTGTTATGCCACAAACAATTGAAGCTATTCAGCATGCGAAAGCAGCGGGTGTACCAATTGTTGTTGCAGTAAACAAAATTGATAAACCAGAAGCTGACCCAGACCGCGTTAGAAATGAGCTGTCTCAGTACGGTGTTATTTCTGAAGACTGGGGTGGTGATACTCAGTTCATCAGTGTTTCTGCTAAGAAAGGTACCGGTATTGACGAGTTGCTCGATGCTATCTTGCTGCAAGCTGAAGTTTTAGAACTGAAAGCGGTATATGCAGGCATGGCAAGTGGTGTCGTTGTTGAGTCGTACTTAGACAAAGGTCGTGGCCCAGTTGCAACAATCTTAGTTCAAGAAGGTACACTGAACAAAGGCGATATCGTCCTGTGTGGTTTCGAATATGGCCGTATTCGTGCAATGCGTAACGAATTAGGTAAAGAAGTTCAGTCTGCAGGCCCTTCAATGCCTGTTGAGATCTTAGGCTTATCTAACGTACCTTCAGCGGGTGATGAAGCTACCGTTGTACGTGACGAGAAAAAAGCACGTGAAGTTGCCTTGTATCGTCAAGGTAAATTCCGTGATGTTAAATTAGCTCGCCAGCAGAAATCTAAACTGGAAAACATGTTTGCTAACATGGAAGAAGGTAAAGTGTCTGAGCTGAACATCGTTCTGAAAACCGACGTACAAGGTACTTGTGAAGCAATTACCGACTCTCTAATGAAGCTGTCGACTGATGAAGTTAAAATTAAAATCATCGGTTCTGGTGTAGGTGGTATCACTGAAACTGACGCAACATTAGCTGCGGCATCGAATGCTATCATCTTAGGCTTCAACGTACGTGCAGATGCTTCTGCTCGTCGCGTAATTGAAAGTGAAAGTGTTGACTTACGCTACTACTCTGTTATCTATAGCTTAATTGATGAAATCAAACAAGCTATGAGCGGTATGTTAGCGCCTGAGTACAAACAGCAAATTATTGGACTTGCAGAAGTTCGTGATGTATTTAAATCACCGAAATTCGGCGCGGTTGCTGGTTGTATGGTCACTGAAGGCACTATCAAACGTAATAACCCAATCCGCGTATTACGTGATAACGTGGTTATTTATGAAGGTGAGCTAGAGTCACTACGTCGCTTTAAAGATGACGTCAATGAAGTTCGTAACGGTATGGAATGTGGTATCGGCGTTAAGAACTACAACGATGTTCGTGTAGGCGATATGATTGAAGTTTTCGAAATTATTGAAGTTAAACGTTCTATTGACGGTTAA